A window from Triticum aestivum cultivar Chinese Spring chromosome 6D, IWGSC CS RefSeq v2.1, whole genome shotgun sequence encodes these proteins:
- the LOC780621 gene encoding probable tocopherol O-methyltransferase, chloroplastic: MANSAALLHSLLSTAWTPRRRLDRASATRLAPSPGPPCRSRRPTRSVRSMASSTTAARADAAAPGLKEGIAGLYDESSGLWESIWGEHMHHGFYDSGEAASMSDHRRAQIRMIEEALAFAAVPDDPTNKPKTIVDVGCGIGGSSRYLANKYGAQCSGITLSPVQAERGNALAAAQGLSDKASFQVADALEQPFPDGQFDLVWSMESGEHMPNKQKFVSELARVAAPGATIIIVTWCHRNLAPSEDSLKPDELNLLKKICDAYYLPDWCSPSDYVKIAESLSLEDIKTADWSENVAPFWPAVIQSALTWKGLTSLLRSGWKTIKGALVMPLMIQGYKKGLIKFSIITCHKPQAAIEGEPEAASPRV; encoded by the exons ATGGCAAACTCCGCCGCCCTGCTCCACTCACTCCTCTCCACCGCCtggacgccgcgccgccgcctcgaccgAGCCTCGGCCACGCGGCTCGCCCCGTCCCCCGGCCCGCCCTGCCGCTCCCGCCGGCCGACGCGCTCCGTGCGCTCGATGGCGTCGTCGACGACCGCGGCCCGGGCCGACGCGGCGGCGCCGGGGCTGAAGGAGGGCATCGCGGGGCTCTACGACGAGTCGTCCGGCCTGTGGGAGAGCATCTGGGGCGAGCACATGCACCACGGCTTCTACGACTCCGGCGAGGCCGCCTCCATGTCCGACCACCGCCGCGCCCAGATCCGCATGATCGAGGAGGCCCTCGCCTTCGCCGCCGTCCCCG ACGATCCGACAAACAAACCGAAAACGATTGTTGATGTCGGATGCGGAATCGGTGGTAGCTCAAGATACCTGGCGAACAAATATGGAGCACAATGCTCTGGGATCACATTGAGCCCAGTGCAAGCCGAGAGAGGAAATGCCCTCGCAGCAGCACAGGGGTTGTCGGACAAG GCTTCTTTCCAAGTTGCTGATGCTCTGGAGCAACCATTTCCTGATGGGCAGTTTGATCTTGTCTGGTCTATGGAGAGTGGTGAGCACATGCCGAACAAACAGAAG TTTGTAAGCGAGCTGGCACGCGTCGCAGCTCCAGGAGCAACTATCATCATCGTGACCTGGTGCCATAGGAACCTCGCGCCATCGGAGGACTCACTGAAACCTGACGAGCTGAATCTTTTGAAAAAGATTTGTGATGCATATTACCTCCCGGATTGGTGCTCTCCCTCGGATTATGTCAAGATTGCCGAGTCATTGTCTCTTGAG GATATCAAAACGGCCGACTGGTCTGAAAACGTGGCCCCGTTCTGGCCTGCTGTCATCCAATCAGCACTGACATGGAAAGGCCTCACTTCTCTACTAAGGAGTG GATGGAAGACGATAAAGGGAGCACTGGTGATGCCTCTCATGATCCAAGGCTACAAGAAAGGCCTCATTAAGTTCAGCATCATCACCTGCCACAAACCCCAAGCAGCCATAGAAGGAGAACCTGAGGCCGCATCGCCCAGAGTGTAG